The Microtus pennsylvanicus isolate mMicPen1 chromosome 19, mMicPen1.hap1, whole genome shotgun sequence genome includes a region encoding these proteins:
- the Tmem139 gene encoding transmembrane protein 139: protein MVPRQLWEKLKQSFLFLSSASLLVGLALLVIQPNIAPFAYFFLCLAGFCFLACLLSCVVERSLRSRQSSRQTENSEAPGTARVNEAFEVPTYEQAVVMDSETQHHLQELEQPPPYSSVVIAPGVEGAQPSQLERPSPGRLKRRVGSEGTMSRRGNPGGALRLRGPRVASTAPDLQSLRVAPKLEPTTPPPAYDICFAYPEDDNVFYEDKWILP, encoded by the exons ATGGTGCCAAGGCAGTTGTGGGAGAAACTGAAACAGTCATTTCTCTTCCTGAGCAGCGCCTCGCTCCTTGTGGGGCTGGCTTTACTGGTCATACAGCCTAACATTGCCCCTTTTGCTTATTTCTTCCTCTGCTTGGCTGGCTTCTGCTTTCTTGCCTGCCTCTTGTCCTGTGTGGTGGAACGGAGCCTCCGATCTAGGCAGAGCTCAAGGCAGACTGAGAATTCAGAGGCCCCAGGCACTGCACG GGTCAATGAGGCTTTTGAGGTACCAACCTATGAACAGGCCGTAGTGATGGACTCAGAAACACAGCACCACCTCCAAGAGCTGGAGCAACCACCCCCTTACAGCAGTGTCGTTATAGCCCCAGGAGTTGAGGGGGCGCAGCCTAGCCAGCTAGAGAGGCCCAGCCCAGGAAGGCTGAAGAGACGAGTGGGCTCAGAGGGGACAATGTCTCGCAGAGGAAATCCTGGAGGAGCTCTTCGACTTAGGGGCCCACGAGTTGCATCCACTGCTCCCGATCTGCAAAGCTTGAGGGTGGCCCCCAAATTGGAGCCCACTACTCCACCCCCTGCCTACGACATCTGTTTTGCTTACCCTGAAGATGACAATGTTTTCTATGAAGACAAATGGATACTTCCCTAG